The Vibrio tubiashii ATCC 19109 genome has a segment encoding these proteins:
- the fadE gene encoding acyl-CoA dehydrogenase FadE → MDILLSLLGFTAVLAICLYHRSSLLLSIAALTATMVVLSIFGSAGSLSWILFIAAIATLAVPSIRQSLISKKALALFKKVLPAMSQTEKEALDAGTVWWEAELFKGKPDWKKLHDIQKPQLSAEEQAFLDGPVNEVCAMVNDYKVTHELADLPPEVWQYLKDNKFFAMIIKKKYGGLEFSAYAQSLVLQKLTGVSSVLSSTVGVPNSLGPGELLQHYGTTEQKDYYLPRLAEGKEIPCFALTSPEAGSDAGSIPDFGVVCKGQWEGKEVLGMRLTWNKRYITLAPVATVLGLAFKLRDPEGLLGEQQDLGITCALIPTHLKGVEIGNRHFPLNVPFQNGPTRGEDLFVPLDFIIGGPKMAGQGWRMLVECLSVGRGITLPSNSTGGIKTAALATGAYARIRRQFKQPIGHMEGVEEPLARLGGNAYVMDAASTLTVAGIDLGEKPSVISAIVKYHCTHRMQRSVIDAMDIVGGKGICMGPANFLARGYQGAPIAVTVEGANILTRSMIIYGQGAIRCHPYVLEEMNAAYSDASDALDKFDSALAGHVSFTMSNLIRSLWLGLTDGRFSDAPVKDSTTRYYQQLNRYSANIAFLSDISMAVLGGSLKRKERLSARLGDILSQLYLSSATLKRYESDGRISEDLPLVHWGLQDSLKQTEIAVDEFLANFPNKWLGKALRVLIMPFGRVRKAPSDKLDSQVAQILQTPSETRSRIGRYQYFEASEFNAVGRIEQALEIILKAEPVFDKICKETGKRRPFLRLDEVAAIGLEKGIIDTNQAKLLREAEEQRLYVINVDDFSPEELAAKPQPQLSSAMDEVA, encoded by the coding sequence ATGGACATCTTGCTCTCTCTACTTGGCTTTACCGCAGTTCTCGCGATCTGCTTATACCACCGCAGTTCACTGCTGCTCTCCATCGCTGCATTAACTGCCACAATGGTTGTGCTCTCTATCTTTGGTAGTGCTGGCTCTCTTAGCTGGATCTTATTCATCGCTGCCATTGCGACCCTAGCAGTACCATCCATCAGACAGTCACTAATCAGTAAAAAAGCCCTAGCTCTATTTAAGAAAGTGCTTCCTGCTATGTCGCAGACAGAAAAAGAAGCGCTTGATGCCGGTACCGTTTGGTGGGAAGCAGAGCTGTTCAAAGGTAAGCCTGACTGGAAAAAGCTGCACGACATTCAAAAGCCTCAGCTAAGCGCCGAAGAGCAAGCCTTCTTAGATGGCCCAGTGAACGAAGTCTGCGCTATGGTCAATGACTACAAAGTGACTCACGAGCTAGCCGACTTACCGCCTGAAGTTTGGCAATACCTAAAAGACAATAAGTTCTTTGCGATGATCATTAAGAAGAAATACGGCGGCCTAGAGTTTTCTGCTTACGCTCAGTCTCTAGTACTGCAAAAGCTAACAGGTGTCTCTAGCGTGCTCTCTTCGACAGTTGGTGTACCTAACTCATTAGGCCCAGGCGAACTGCTGCAACACTACGGTACAACAGAGCAAAAAGATTACTACCTACCTCGTCTTGCAGAAGGTAAAGAGATTCCATGTTTTGCTTTGACCAGCCCTGAAGCTGGATCAGACGCAGGCTCTATTCCTGATTTCGGTGTGGTATGTAAAGGACAATGGGAAGGCAAAGAAGTGTTAGGTATGCGCCTGACTTGGAACAAGCGTTACATTACTTTAGCGCCTGTTGCGACTGTTCTAGGTCTAGCCTTTAAACTGCGCGATCCTGAAGGATTACTTGGCGAGCAACAAGATCTAGGCATCACCTGTGCTTTGATCCCGACTCATCTAAAAGGTGTTGAAATCGGTAATCGTCACTTCCCGCTTAACGTTCCATTCCAAAACGGTCCAACGCGCGGTGAAGACCTATTTGTGCCACTCGACTTTATCATTGGCGGCCCCAAAATGGCCGGACAAGGCTGGCGTATGCTGGTTGAGTGTCTGTCAGTAGGTCGTGGTATTACGTTACCGTCAAACTCTACCGGTGGGATTAAGACAGCTGCACTAGCAACAGGAGCTTATGCAAGAATTCGTCGTCAGTTCAAACAACCTATTGGTCACATGGAAGGGGTTGAAGAGCCGTTAGCACGTTTAGGTGGTAATGCCTACGTGATGGATGCAGCAAGTACTTTGACCGTTGCAGGTATCGACCTTGGCGAAAAACCATCAGTTATCTCAGCGATCGTCAAATATCACTGTACTCACAGAATGCAGCGTAGCGTTATTGATGCGATGGACATTGTTGGTGGTAAAGGTATCTGTATGGGGCCAGCAAACTTCCTTGCGCGTGGCTATCAAGGTGCACCAATTGCCGTTACTGTTGAAGGCGCAAATATCTTAACCCGCTCTATGATTATCTATGGTCAAGGCGCGATTCGCTGCCATCCATATGTACTCGAAGAAATGAATGCCGCCTACTCAGATGCATCCGATGCCCTAGACAAGTTTGATAGTGCGTTAGCAGGCCACGTGAGCTTCACCATGAGTAACCTTATTCGCAGCCTATGGTTAGGTCTGACCGATGGTCGTTTCTCTGATGCGCCAGTGAAAGATTCAACCACTCGTTACTACCAGCAGTTGAACCGCTACAGCGCTAACATCGCTTTCCTATCTGATATTTCAATGGCTGTTCTAGGTGGCTCACTGAAACGTAAAGAGCGCTTGTCTGCACGCTTAGGCGACATTCTAAGCCAACTGTACTTAAGCTCGGCAACGCTAAAACGCTATGAAAGTGACGGTCGTATTAGCGAAGACCTTCCGCTAGTACATTGGGGTCTACAAGATAGCCTGAAACAGACTGAAATCGCTGTCGATGAGTTCTTAGCCAACTTCCCGAATAAATGGTTAGGCAAAGCACTGCGCGTTTTAATTATGCCATTTGGTCGAGTACGCAAAGCGCCAAGCGACAAGCTAGATAGCCAAGTAGCTCAGATCCTACAAACGCCAAGTGAAACTCGCTCTCGTATTGGTCGTTACCAGTATTTTGAAGCGAGTGAATTCAATGCCGTTGGTCGTATCGAGCAAGCGCTTGAAATCATCCTTAAAGCAGAGCCAGTTTTCGATAAGATTTGTAAAGAGACAGGTAAACGCCGCCCATTCTTGCGTCTAGATGAGGTTGCAGCAATCGGGCTAGAAAAAGGGATTATCGATACTAACCAAGCGAAACTGCTGCGTGAAGCTGAAGAGCAACGACTATATGTCATCAATGTTGATGACTTCAGTCCTGAGGAATTAGCAGCAAAGCCTCAACCGCAGCTTTCTTCAGCAATGGATGAAGTCGCGTAA
- a CDS encoding TIGR03503 family protein, whose product MLRIWIAIVAMLFSALGYSAEESSMSLLDNRFRVDPSIKQITFVIYRAKSSQPVVLVRPDGKKYYAWRSPDNVRWYQESSMDIVSIDNPMPGPWQAIGRVTPKNKIKLISHLELTTDQLPNRLFQGESIKFNARLTSDDQPLVLRDFLDRVKLKVTFTKYIENEDELIKEAKPIPEVIGEFADDGQGLDEVAGDGIFTVSLPITSAPGKYRVRITSGNGVFLRAQEQEVLVYPTPLQTTFIQSRDAMSPNRIVMAGEQGMILPGSIAGHVEHTSPSGELTSVQGSAQAESNKLELEIPYSEAIGLYSWTGEAFATEMGSERPLIFPLTDHTYSVVAEVDMAETRRLQEEERLKQQKLLEEMQLIQMREEKRTRTMIVIGVGNVVVVILGLVVWFVRRKLKASKQAIPEMQLEMPKK is encoded by the coding sequence ATGTTGAGGATTTGGATTGCCATAGTCGCTATGTTGTTTAGCGCGTTAGGTTATAGCGCTGAAGAGTCCTCAATGTCGTTATTGGATAACCGTTTTAGAGTTGATCCCTCGATCAAACAGATTACCTTTGTTATCTATCGCGCAAAAAGCTCTCAGCCAGTGGTCCTTGTTAGACCGGATGGTAAAAAGTATTACGCGTGGCGTAGCCCAGATAATGTCCGTTGGTATCAAGAGTCCTCAATGGATATCGTCTCGATTGATAATCCAATGCCAGGACCGTGGCAAGCGATTGGTCGAGTCACACCGAAGAATAAAATTAAGCTCATCTCTCACCTTGAGTTGACTACCGACCAACTCCCTAATCGCCTTTTCCAAGGGGAGTCGATTAAGTTTAACGCCAGATTGACGTCAGATGACCAACCTTTGGTACTGCGTGACTTTCTTGACCGGGTCAAACTTAAAGTGACCTTTACCAAATATATTGAAAATGAAGATGAGCTGATCAAAGAAGCTAAACCTATCCCAGAAGTGATTGGCGAATTTGCCGATGATGGGCAAGGGCTTGATGAAGTTGCGGGTGACGGTATATTCACTGTCTCTTTGCCGATTACGAGTGCTCCGGGTAAGTATCGGGTAAGAATTACTTCGGGCAATGGCGTATTTCTGCGTGCTCAAGAGCAAGAAGTGCTAGTTTATCCTACACCTTTGCAAACCACCTTTATCCAGTCTCGCGACGCAATGAGTCCTAACCGTATTGTTATGGCTGGCGAGCAGGGGATGATTTTGCCAGGTTCAATCGCAGGCCATGTTGAGCATACTTCCCCTAGTGGTGAGCTGACGTCAGTGCAAGGTTCAGCACAAGCGGAAAGCAATAAGCTTGAACTGGAAATTCCGTACAGTGAGGCGATCGGCCTTTACTCATGGACTGGCGAAGCGTTTGCGACGGAGATGGGGTCTGAGCGACCGCTGATTTTCCCTTTAACAGATCACACCTATAGTGTGGTGGCGGAAGTTGATATGGCGGAGACGCGCCGATTGCAGGAAGAAGAGCGCCTTAAGCAGCAGAAGCTGTTAGAGGAAATGCAACTGATTCAAATGCGCGAAGAAAAGCGTACTCGTACTATGATTGTTATTGGCGTCGGTAACGTTGTGGTGGTTATTCTCGGCTTAGTGGTCTGGTTTGTTAGACGTAAGCTTAAGGCGAGTAAGCAAGCGATACCTGAGATGCAATTGGAAATGCCGAAGAAGTAA